The Spirochaeta isovalerica genome includes a window with the following:
- a CDS encoding GxGYxYP domain-containing protein: protein MYRIFCIIPVLLLFGCRSHLDTDSFEAPRNRAVDISVLTGNLKKAEHLLVLDEQNLSPEEKLFVSTLQGLVSKSSRTQIYIDPGYGGYTAWLKDLEIRGVTVEPVDDYRILIDRYKDYIEAYILCSIKDQSVNGANSLVSLYKAPAIDTSLESEMISRGISMALDVRGKDEKWVFENYKDRFSKDVLFEQKESLVPALRDYAVALNGFLFFDGNSSFRKMITRWAGEDAPLFGWGDPGRGEDKFVAMSSRSDLYTIPSDHARNLSVFSGFETADLKQVSAEVQTYDEKVHYVSFLMSDGDNVQWMLGDLYTDSRWWGNSGRGSFPMGWAVSPLMADIAPSVLQRYYRDAAAGEQPNHFVAGPSGSGYLYPSLYSPQALAAHVETLNRRMGRTDLGIVEIIDFNSLYKENLWELYTRQNNIDALIYLEFRNHKSHKGKILWSKGKPIITPREMLWEGLRGCDEATVIRNLNGQNRNPSDSSGYSLVLVHAWSKGLDNVQQVIDGLDSDVKVVAPDELVRLITEKVSRD, encoded by the coding sequence ATGTATAGAATCTTCTGCATTATACCTGTCCTGCTGCTCTTCGGCTGCCGTTCTCACCTCGATACAGATTCCTTTGAAGCGCCTCGTAACAGAGCGGTTGATATATCAGTTTTAACCGGCAATCTGAAAAAGGCTGAACACCTTCTGGTTCTGGATGAGCAGAATCTGTCTCCCGAAGAGAAGCTTTTTGTGAGCACGCTCCAGGGGCTGGTTTCAAAATCCTCAAGAACTCAGATATATATCGACCCCGGTTATGGAGGATATACCGCCTGGCTGAAGGATCTTGAAATCCGGGGCGTAACGGTTGAGCCTGTCGATGATTACCGGATTCTCATCGATCGATACAAAGACTATATAGAAGCTTATATTCTCTGTTCCATTAAAGATCAATCTGTCAATGGGGCCAACAGCCTTGTTTCCCTCTATAAGGCCCCCGCTATCGATACATCTCTTGAATCTGAAATGATCTCAAGGGGGATTTCCATGGCTCTTGATGTGCGGGGAAAAGATGAAAAATGGGTCTTTGAAAATTATAAAGACCGGTTTTCAAAAGATGTTCTCTTCGAGCAGAAGGAATCGCTCGTTCCGGCTTTGAGAGATTATGCCGTGGCACTGAATGGATTCCTCTTCTTCGACGGTAATTCCTCTTTCCGGAAAATGATAACCCGGTGGGCCGGGGAGGATGCCCCCCTATTCGGCTGGGGAGATCCCGGAAGGGGGGAAGATAAATTTGTCGCCATGAGCTCCCGAAGCGATCTTTATACGATTCCGTCGGACCACGCCCGGAATCTCTCTGTCTTCAGCGGATTTGAGACGGCGGATCTGAAACAGGTATCAGCAGAAGTTCAAACCTATGATGAAAAAGTTCACTATGTTTCGTTTCTTATGTCCGACGGCGACAATGTGCAATGGATGCTTGGTGATCTCTACACAGATTCCCGGTGGTGGGGCAACTCCGGCAGAGGGTCTTTTCCCATGGGGTGGGCGGTCTCTCCTCTGATGGCCGATATTGCGCCTTCGGTTCTTCAGCGGTACTATCGTGACGCCGCGGCAGGTGAGCAGCCAAACCATTTCGTAGCCGGTCCGTCAGGGAGCGGTTACCTCTATCCGAGTCTTTACAGTCCTCAAGCCCTGGCTGCCCATGTGGAAACTTTGAACCGCCGGATGGGCCGTACCGATTTGGGAATTGTTGAAATCATCGATTTCAACTCCCTGTATAAAGAGAATCTTTGGGAACTCTATACCCGTCAGAACAATATCGATGCGCTTATCTATCTGGAATTCAGGAATCACAAATCCCACAAGGGGAAAATCCTCTGGTCCAAGGGCAAACCGATTATAACTCCCCGGGAGATGCTCTGGGAGGGACTCCGGGGCTGCGATGAAGCAACGGTCATCAGAAACCTGAATGGACAGAACAGAAATCCGTCAGACAGTAGTGGTTACTCTCTTGTTCTGGTCCATGCCTGGAGCAAGGGGCTGGACAATGTTCAGCAGGTGATTGACGGCCTGGATAGCGATGTGAAAGTGGTCGCTCCTGATGAGCTGGTGAGATTAATCACGGAAAAAGTATCGCGAGATTAA
- a CDS encoding Gfo/Idh/MocA family protein: MNRKTGIGIVGCGNISDIYFSNLTNMFPGVEIRGCSDLDAGKAAAKKKKYNVPVYSTEELVKRDDIDIILNLTTPPYHGTIDKLALENGKHVYSEKPFASDREEAAEVLALAENKGLRVGCAPDTFLGSAFQTCRKLIDEGEIGKPLSVFASMNCHGHESWHPAPDFYYKKGGGPMLDMGPYYLTALVSLLGPVKSVQAVTSCGFEQRVCSAANTKGKKIDVEVPTHYQGLMTFENGAAGSVIMSFDTWKSELPRIEIHGTEGSLLIPDPNGFDGPVKLFRKDSLKTAKVSTRNFPYKMNSRGVGLADMADAIAADRPHRASGDMAFHVLDVMLAFEEAGETGTSVQIKSSMKQPEPFQAGLKKGEL, translated from the coding sequence ATGAACAGAAAAACAGGAATCGGAATTGTCGGATGCGGCAATATAAGCGACATCTATTTCAGCAACCTGACCAATATGTTCCCCGGTGTGGAAATACGGGGCTGCAGCGATCTCGATGCCGGAAAAGCCGCAGCAAAGAAGAAAAAGTACAATGTACCCGTCTATTCAACGGAAGAGCTTGTGAAACGCGATGACATCGACATCATCCTCAATCTGACCACGCCTCCCTATCACGGAACTATCGATAAACTGGCTCTGGAAAATGGAAAGCATGTCTACAGCGAAAAACCTTTTGCTTCGGACCGGGAGGAAGCGGCGGAAGTTCTCGCTCTGGCGGAGAACAAAGGCCTTAGGGTCGGCTGCGCTCCCGACACTTTTCTGGGATCGGCTTTTCAGACCTGCCGCAAGCTCATCGATGAAGGGGAAATCGGTAAGCCCCTGAGCGTTTTTGCCTCCATGAACTGTCATGGACATGAGAGCTGGCACCCGGCTCCCGATTTTTACTACAAAAAAGGCGGCGGTCCCATGCTCGATATGGGGCCCTACTACCTGACAGCTCTCGTCAGTCTTCTGGGACCGGTAAAATCGGTTCAGGCCGTCACTTCCTGCGGATTTGAGCAGCGCGTCTGTTCCGCCGCAAATACAAAGGGAAAGAAGATCGACGTGGAAGTTCCCACTCATTATCAGGGACTGATGACATTTGAAAACGGTGCTGCCGGATCGGTTATTATGAGCTTCGATACGTGGAAATCCGAACTTCCGCGTATTGAGATCCACGGAACCGAGGGCAGTCTGCTCATTCCCGATCCCAATGGTTTCGACGGTCCTGTGAAGCTTTTCCGAAAGGACAGTCTCAAGACAGCAAAGGTCTCCACGAGAAATTTTCCTTACAAAATGAATTCCCGGGGAGTCGGTTTGGCCGATATGGCTGATGCCATTGCTGCAGACAGGCCTCATCGGGCCAGCGGAGACATGGCTTTCCATGTCCTTGATGTCATGCTCGCCTTTGAGGAGGCCGGTGAGACTGGAACATCTGTTCAAATCAAATCGTCCATGAAACAACCCGAGCCCTTTCAGGCCGGACTGAAAAAAGGAGAACTATGA
- a CDS encoding ThuA domain-containing protein, which translates to MSTRKKALITWGGWSGHEPEQTGLIFKKILEEKGYEVVFTHNLKCYTDKKLMDSLDLIVPIWTMSKIKPKQWKGLKEAVANGCGLAGWHGGMCDSFRDNTEYQFMTGGQWVVHPGGVIDYTINITSDDPIVKGIKDFPIHSEQYYMHTDPGNEVLATTTFAGDQEGIDWIKGTVMPVIWKRTYGKARVFFASFGHTAEDFKLPETREIVTRGMLWASR; encoded by the coding sequence ATGAGTACAAGGAAAAAAGCTCTTATAACCTGGGGAGGCTGGTCCGGCCATGAACCTGAGCAGACGGGACTGATTTTCAAAAAGATCCTCGAAGAGAAGGGATATGAAGTCGTTTTTACCCATAATCTCAAATGTTACACCGATAAAAAACTGATGGATTCCCTGGATCTCATTGTGCCGATCTGGACCATGTCCAAAATCAAGCCGAAACAGTGGAAAGGATTAAAAGAAGCTGTTGCCAACGGCTGCGGGCTGGCGGGCTGGCACGGCGGTATGTGCGACAGCTTCCGGGATAATACGGAGTATCAGTTTATGACCGGAGGCCAGTGGGTGGTTCATCCCGGCGGCGTCATCGATTATACAATCAATATCACCTCCGACGATCCCATCGTTAAAGGCATTAAAGATTTCCCCATTCATTCGGAACAGTACTACATGCACACAGATCCGGGTAATGAGGTTCTGGCCACGACAACCTTTGCCGGTGATCAGGAGGGTATCGACTGGATCAAAGGAACGGTTATGCCTGTGATCTGGAAGAGGACCTATGGGAAAGCCAGAGTTTTCTTTGCTTCCTTTGGTCATACGGCGGAGGATTTTAAACTGCCGGAAACAAGGGAGATTGTCACCAGGGGTATGCTCTGGGCCAGCAGATAA
- a CDS encoding glycoside hydrolase family 2 protein, which produces MVKKVYNRKFAPQEGLVKSMEKPRRDEICLNGFWRFQPVAHVEEMEKSALISPTIPESFSWESTMLKVPSPWNVNGFLLDGGGGDFRSFPSYPESWNTVKAGWLNRTVTVPADWSGSRILLHFEAVAGYVKVFVNGEEVAEHFDPTLPFAIDVTAQAAAGGDLDILLWIVQGELLNEPGDYGSRVYVGGSFWASYIAGIWQDVFLQKMPVLYISDVFVKPLVNRNRLEIDVTVKNTTETERSFNLKAAVAPWLNQNGSSSEEVPEVNWCLGEELFSFNGGAETIPAHSEKTITIGTSVDGRLSFWSPEDPQLYGLLLYAEESGTVHDGKYTRFGWRQFSIKGRKFLLNGKQIRLKADSWHFTGIPQMTRRYAWAWYKMVQQSNGNAVRLHAQVYPRFYLELADEMGMCILDESAIWFSDAASKMDSDKLWAACSAHVKGLVLRDRNYPSVLGWSVCNETVEVGRMVFHAPKSVIERNIAEIRNWISIARKNDPTRDWISGDGEIFGRIGLPTFIEHYAWRGLYPLFSLLGKPWGTGETGMAYFGTPRQVSKVNGDRAYESQLGRMEGLAGEAFDLITSQRKAGSSYASVFNLAWYGNKPLPLGLEDTSRAYELSDGIFFSDFEEGLPGVQPERLGPYCTTFNPGYDGDLPLNEEWPLLQAVKAAFSDDFRKRKNIWKPKSRSEKHNRVSIARAERKQSVTYLSSADGSTGKTLFENVSVTFSSFDPDRNQLVIIDGKHPPLLDGDLEKDLRKAVEGGSTILLWGADSPSTPIISSLTGRRVDFADRAATSYLVAEKHPLVRNLGNRDLYFSEIVENTVSARSMTGDWPDNGGRTILKACDTDWKAWNYQAEPVKTAKVLRSERESKPAGNIIVQQPIGQGEIIVSTLDFFDLGMRFRSMVASILKNLGASLNGRVKTLPPALNRRRVVTHVLYNDGKGHQSVISRGWGSSLNLPSAPEGLLSFRIHSPRSLDDLLIEPGLPRLDMKIRGRGITGIALNGVAVSHEGDLALSQTDEGLVRGLSLRKGWNRIVFKTTGGRVKISFSCTKKAFLRKMRSVVDLPERGDE; this is translated from the coding sequence ATGGTAAAGAAAGTCTATAACAGAAAGTTCGCCCCTCAGGAGGGGCTGGTCAAATCGATGGAAAAGCCCCGGCGCGATGAAATCTGCCTCAATGGATTCTGGCGGTTCCAGCCGGTTGCCCATGTGGAAGAGATGGAGAAGTCCGCCCTGATCTCTCCGACGATCCCCGAATCCTTCAGCTGGGAGAGCACTATGCTCAAAGTTCCCTCTCCCTGGAATGTCAATGGCTTTCTGCTCGATGGCGGAGGCGGGGATTTCCGCTCTTTTCCCTCTTATCCCGAATCGTGGAATACTGTGAAAGCCGGGTGGCTCAACCGTACTGTAACAGTCCCGGCTGATTGGAGCGGAAGTAGAATTCTGCTTCATTTTGAAGCCGTGGCTGGCTATGTGAAAGTTTTCGTCAACGGGGAAGAGGTGGCAGAGCATTTCGATCCCACTCTGCCTTTCGCCATTGATGTGACGGCTCAGGCCGCGGCCGGTGGAGATCTGGATATTCTCCTGTGGATCGTGCAGGGGGAACTGCTCAATGAACCGGGAGATTACGGCAGCCGTGTCTATGTGGGCGGCTCCTTCTGGGCCAGTTACATTGCGGGAATCTGGCAGGATGTGTTCCTGCAGAAAATGCCGGTCCTGTATATAAGCGATGTTTTCGTCAAACCTCTGGTCAACAGGAACCGGCTGGAAATTGATGTTACCGTAAAGAATACTACGGAGACTGAACGCTCTTTTAATCTGAAGGCTGCTGTCGCCCCCTGGCTCAATCAGAATGGAAGCTCCTCAGAAGAGGTTCCCGAAGTGAACTGGTGCCTGGGTGAAGAACTCTTCTCTTTCAATGGCGGCGCTGAAACCATCCCGGCTCATTCCGAAAAAACTATTACAATCGGAACCTCTGTCGATGGCAGGCTCTCCTTCTGGTCTCCCGAAGATCCTCAGCTCTATGGGCTGCTGCTTTATGCGGAAGAGAGCGGTACAGTTCATGACGGCAAGTATACCCGCTTCGGTTGGCGGCAGTTTTCCATAAAAGGGAGGAAATTTCTCCTCAATGGTAAACAGATCCGATTGAAAGCCGATTCCTGGCACTTCACCGGAATTCCCCAGATGACGCGCCGCTACGCCTGGGCCTGGTACAAAATGGTTCAGCAATCCAACGGCAATGCCGTGCGGCTTCACGCTCAGGTCTATCCCCGCTTCTATCTGGAGCTGGCCGATGAGATGGGGATGTGCATCCTCGATGAGTCAGCCATCTGGTTCAGCGATGCGGCTTCGAAGATGGATTCCGATAAACTCTGGGCTGCCTGTTCCGCCCATGTGAAGGGGCTGGTTCTCCGGGACCGGAATTACCCGTCCGTTCTGGGCTGGAGTGTCTGTAACGAAACCGTGGAAGTGGGCAGGATGGTCTTTCACGCGCCGAAGAGTGTTATCGAAAGAAATATAGCGGAAATACGCAACTGGATTTCCATCGCCAGGAAAAATGATCCCACCCGGGACTGGATTTCCGGAGACGGGGAGATCTTCGGCAGGATAGGTCTGCCCACGTTTATTGAACATTATGCCTGGAGGGGGCTCTATCCGCTGTTCTCTCTTCTGGGAAAACCCTGGGGTACCGGGGAAACCGGCATGGCTTATTTCGGAACGCCCAGACAGGTGTCAAAAGTGAACGGCGACAGAGCCTATGAATCTCAACTGGGCCGGATGGAAGGTCTCGCGGGAGAGGCTTTTGATCTGATTACCAGTCAGCGGAAAGCCGGATCCTCATACGCATCAGTCTTCAATCTGGCCTGGTACGGCAATAAACCCCTTCCCCTGGGACTCGAAGATACAAGCCGTGCATATGAATTAAGCGACGGGATCTTTTTCTCCGATTTTGAAGAAGGCCTGCCCGGTGTTCAGCCCGAGCGGCTGGGGCCCTATTGTACCACTTTCAATCCCGGTTACGATGGCGATCTTCCCCTCAATGAGGAATGGCCCCTGCTTCAGGCTGTGAAAGCCGCTTTTTCCGATGATTTCCGAAAGCGGAAAAACATCTGGAAGCCGAAGAGCAGATCGGAAAAACACAATAGGGTCAGCATCGCCCGGGCGGAGAGAAAACAATCGGTTACCTATCTGAGTTCTGCTGATGGCAGCACCGGGAAAACCCTTTTTGAGAACGTTTCCGTAACCTTCTCCAGTTTTGATCCGGACAGGAATCAATTGGTGATCATCGACGGGAAACATCCCCCTCTCCTGGACGGGGACCTGGAAAAAGATCTGCGGAAAGCTGTTGAGGGTGGAAGCACGATACTTCTCTGGGGAGCTGATAGCCCTTCAACCCCTATCATCTCTTCCCTGACCGGCAGGAGAGTCGATTTTGCAGACAGAGCGGCTACAAGTTATCTCGTTGCGGAAAAACACCCTCTGGTGCGGAACCTGGGGAACAGGGATCTGTACTTTTCCGAGATTGTTGAAAATACCGTATCCGCTCGGTCCATGACTGGAGACTGGCCGGACAACGGAGGACGGACCATTCTGAAAGCCTGTGACACCGACTGGAAAGCCTGGAATTATCAGGCCGAGCCGGTTAAAACCGCAAAGGTTCTCCGCAGTGAAAGAGAGAGCAAACCGGCGGGAAACATTATCGTGCAGCAGCCTATCGGCCAGGGAGAGATCATCGTTTCGACTCTCGATTTCTTTGATCTCGGCATGAGGTTCCGGTCCATGGTCGCATCTATTCTGAAAAACCTCGGAGCCTCCTTGAACGGGCGGGTTAAAACACTCCCTCCGGCGCTCAACCGCCGCCGTGTTGTCACCCATGTCCTGTACAATGACGGTAAAGGGCATCAGTCGGTCATCTCCCGGGGATGGGGATCATCTCTGAATCTGCCTTCTGCCCCGGAAGGATTACTCAGTTTCCGGATCCACAGCCCCCGAAGCCTCGATGACCTACTCATCGAGCCCGGATTGCCCCGTCTCGATATGAAAATCCGCGGAAGAGGAATCACCGGCATAGCATTGAATGGTGTCGCTGTATCCCATGAAGGGGATCTGGCTTTGTCTCAGACGGACGAAGGTCTTGTCAGAGGTCTCTCTTTGCGGAAGGGCTGGAACAGAATTGTTTTCAAGACGACAGGGGGGCGG